The uncultured Trichococcus sp. DNA window GAGACTTGCAGCAAGCAACTATCTATTACAGCACATTGTCGGAACTTGCCAGCGATCGCGAAAAAACGCAACAAGGTTTGGATAAGGCAACTGGCCTTATCCGCAAGGAACTTGGAACGCGTCTGACTCTCTACAAGACACCGGAATTGATCTTTAAACGGGATGAATCGGTGGCGTACGGAAGCAAGATCGATGAATTGATCCGAAAAATGCACGAGGACGAAAAAAAATAGATTCCATATTTGCGCAAAAAAGGCAGACACAATGATCCGTGCGATCGTTGTGTCTGCCTTTTTGCTTCGTAATCAAGAACATGGCAAAAATCCCTAAATTAAACTACCCAGAGGCAATTTGTGCAAATAGAATGACTCAGAGTCTGA harbors:
- the rbfA gene encoding 30S ribosome-binding factor RbfA; protein product: MANFRAGRIRQEIQREVNDILAKRVKDPRVANVNITDVEITGDLQQATIYYSTLSELASDREKTQQGLDKATGLIRKELGTRLTLYKTPELIFKRDESVAYGSKIDELIRKMHEDEKK